Proteins encoded together in one Polyangium spumosum window:
- a CDS encoding plasmid mobilization protein, protein MSFRLTRAEAEALQSAAEEAGIARNEYARRTMLGHLSSRGYAPPAPPRALRRVSPVDAGSREPREPIALRASSAPAPAEAPASRNVVSLDARPPPRSPRRPSSASAAARRSIRTSAPHAAPLADPPLDAAPVLAEAPRREPRELIGEHEPRPDRPGRPASSRAAAAPAEAEEALEVRPASHVLAAPPRVTHEAGLDAPAEADPDHALDAPPASVHELAEVSANEARLDEPPELSEAAAAVLAAARSLAALDPSAAIPAPVLVLEVHVGGMPLEEARAAVLVLITRGELAAEAGDDASGLAPVDASGRTIVAVRLATALEG, encoded by the coding sequence GTGTCCTTTCGGCTCACGCGGGCCGAGGCCGAGGCGCTGCAATCAGCGGCCGAGGAAGCCGGGATCGCGAGGAACGAATACGCCCGGCGCACGATGCTCGGCCATCTATCCAGCCGAGGCTACGCGCCGCCCGCGCCGCCTCGCGCCCTTCGCCGCGTCTCTCCCGTCGATGCCGGTTCGCGCGAGCCGCGCGAGCCGATCGCGCTGCGCGCTTCCTCCGCGCCCGCGCCCGCCGAGGCGCCTGCGTCTCGCAACGTCGTGAGCCTCGATGCGCGCCCCCCTCCGCGCTCGCCGAGGCGCCCGTCCTCGGCCTCGGCCGCTGCGCGCCGATCGATCCGGACGAGCGCACCCCATGCCGCTCCCCTCGCCGATCCGCCTCTCGACGCCGCGCCCGTGCTCGCCGAGGCGCCTCGCCGCGAGCCGCGCGAGCTGATCGGCGAGCACGAGCCGCGCCCCGATCGTCCGGGCCGCCCGGCATCCTCTCGCGCCGCCGCTGCGCCCGCCGAGGCCGAGGAAGCTCTCGAGGTCCGGCCGGCGTCGCACGTGCTCGCCGCGCCGCCGCGCGTGACTCACGAGGCCGGCCTCGATGCGCCCGCCGAGGCCGATCCGGATCACGCTCTCGACGCGCCGCCCGCTTCCGTGCACGAGCTCGCCGAGGTCTCCGCGAACGAGGCGCGCCTCGATGAACCCCCGGAGCTCTCCGAAGCAGCGGCGGCCGTCCTCGCGGCGGCGCGGTCCCTCGCGGCGCTCGATCCCTCCGCGGCGATCCCCGCGCCCGTGCTCGTCCTCGAGGTCCACGTGGGCGGGATGCCCCTCGAGGAAGCGCGCGCGGCCGTGCTCGTGCTCATCACGCGCGGCGAGCTCGCGGCCGAGGCGGGCGACGACGCGAGCGGCCTCGCGCCCGTCGATGCGTCGGGACGAACGATCGTAGCGGTCCGCCTCGCGACCGCATTGGAGGGTTGA